The Streptococcus sp. 29896 genome includes a region encoding these proteins:
- the metG gene encoding methionine--tRNA ligase: MTKTPFYITTPIYYPSGKLHIGSAYTTIACDVLARYKRLMGHEVYYLTGLDEHGQKIEEKAKEAGLTPQAYVDGMAVGVKELWNLLDISYDKFIRTTDDYHEEVVAAVFEKLLAQDDIYLGEYSGWYSVSDEEFFTESQLEEVFRDENGKVTGGIAPSGHEVAWVSEESYFLRLSKYQDKLVEFFNAHPDFIQPDGRLNEIMKNFIEPGLEDLAVSRTSFTWGVPVPSNPKHVVYVWIDALLNYATALGYGQEETANYDTFWNGTVYHMVGKDILRFHSIYWPIMLMMLDMKLPDRLVAHGWFVMKDGKMSKSKGNVVYPEMLVERFGLDPLRYYLMRSLPVGSDGTFTPEDYVGRINYELANDLGNLLNRTVAMINKYFGGQVPTFVANVTDFDADLAAVVAENLASYHTYMEAVDYPRALEAVWNIVSRTNKYIDETAPWVLAKDEADRDKLAAVMAHLTAGLRVVAHLIQPFMMTTSNAIMEQLGLGTAFDLENLDFAGLPAGLTVVEKGTPIFPRLDMEEEIAYIQTQMGGSSAISQEEEKEWNPADVELKNEKAAIKFEDFDKVEIRVAEVKEVAKVEGSDKLLKFRLDAGDGQDRQILSGIAKYYPNEQELVGKKVQIVANLKPRKMMGLLSQGMILSAEHDGNLTLLTVDPSVPNGSQIG, encoded by the coding sequence ATGACAAAAACACCGTTTTATATCACCACACCGATTTATTATCCGTCTGGAAAACTTCATATCGGTTCAGCCTACACGACCATTGCCTGCGATGTTTTGGCTCGTTATAAACGCCTTATGGGGCATGAAGTCTACTATCTAACAGGGCTTGATGAGCACGGGCAGAAGATTGAGGAAAAGGCAAAAGAGGCTGGTCTAACACCGCAAGCCTACGTTGACGGCATGGCGGTTGGCGTCAAGGAGCTCTGGAACTTGCTAGACATCTCTTATGACAAGTTCATCCGCACGACTGATGATTACCACGAGGAAGTGGTGGCGGCTGTTTTTGAAAAATTGCTGGCGCAGGACGACATTTACTTGGGTGAATATTCTGGTTGGTACTCCGTATCAGACGAGGAATTTTTCACCGAGAGCCAATTAGAAGAGGTCTTCCGAGATGAAAACGGCAAGGTAACAGGTGGTATTGCTCCGAGCGGTCACGAGGTTGCCTGGGTATCAGAAGAGTCCTACTTCCTCCGCCTCAGCAAGTATCAGGATAAATTGGTTGAGTTTTTCAATGCTCATCCAGACTTTATCCAGCCAGATGGTCGCCTCAATGAAATCATGAAAAACTTCATCGAGCCAGGCTTGGAAGATTTGGCTGTATCCCGTACCTCATTTACTTGGGGCGTGCCTGTTCCGTCTAATCCTAAACACGTTGTCTATGTCTGGATTGATGCCCTACTCAACTATGCGACGGCCTTGGGCTATGGTCAGGAAGAGACAGCCAATTATGACACCTTCTGGAATGGAACAGTTTACCACATGGTCGGGAAGGACATTCTTCGTTTCCACTCCATTTACTGGCCAATCATGCTTATGATGTTGGATATGAAGTTGCCAGACCGCTTGGTTGCTCATGGCTGGTTTGTCATGAAGGACGGCAAGATGTCTAAGTCCAAGGGCAATGTGGTTTATCCAGAAATGCTGGTCGAGCGTTTTGGCCTGGATCCACTACGTTACTACCTCATGCGTAGCCTGCCAGTTGGCTCTGACGGAACCTTTACACCAGAAGACTATGTTGGTCGTATTAACTACGAACTGGCCAACGACCTTGGAAACCTGCTCAACCGAACGGTTGCTATGATTAACAAGTATTTCGGTGGTCAGGTACCTACTTTTGTGGCTAATGTGACGGATTTTGATGCGGACTTGGCAGCAGTTGTAGCTGAAAACTTGGCAAGCTACCACACCTACATGGAAGCTGTGGACTATCCACGTGCCTTGGAAGCTGTTTGGAATATCGTCTCCCGTACCAACAAGTACATCGATGAAACTGCACCTTGGGTCTTGGCTAAGGACGAAGCGGACCGTGACAAGTTGGCAGCAGTCATGGCTCACTTGACAGCCGGTCTGCGTGTGGTGGCTCACCTCATTCAACCATTCATGATGACCACTTCAAATGCCATTATGGAACAGCTTGGTTTGGGAACAGCATTTGACCTTGAAAATCTCGACTTTGCAGGTCTTCCAGCTGGTTTGACAGTGGTAGAAAAAGGCACACCTATCTTCCCACGATTGGATATGGAAGAAGAAATCGCCTATATCCAAACCCAAATGGGTGGCAGCTCTGCTATTTCCCAAGAGGAAGAAAAAGAATGGAACCCAGCTGACGTGGAACTCAAAAACGAGAAAGCTGCAATCAAGTTCGAGGACTTCGACAAGGTGGAAATCCGTGTGGCCGAAGTCAAGGAAGTGGCCAAGGTGGAGGGCTCTGACAAGCTGCTCAAGTTCCGCTTGGACGCAGGTGACGGACAGGACCGCCAAATCCTGTCAGGTATCGCCAAGTACTATCCAAATGAGCAAGAGTTGGTCGGCAAGAAAGTCCAAATCGTTGCCAACCTCAAGCCGCGTAAGATGATGGGCTTGCTCAGTCAGGGCATGATCCTCTCAGCCGAACACGACGGCAATTTAACATTATTAACAGTAGATCCATCTGTGCCAAACGGCAGTCAGATTGGGTAA
- a CDS encoding CPBP family intramembrane glutamic endopeptidase gives MKTAFISEKAKSAFNLNFFLSPVVGLFLTVGAEMIGYFTLMPFLFAFEDNAFITLCFELFAFAFISLAVILWARKVEISPWLGIGLTKASAVKDFLLGWGLGAAMLITCVALMWVCGAIEFVSFHFSPLFLGQFLILTLAWSIQGTTEELLTRGWMFSSLAARYNLPVGILISSLFFTALHLGNDAISLIPLLDLTLFAILACLVMLKTGTVWLIGGLHAAWNCFQGNVFAFPVSGSEAGQAFIQVRTMGPEWLSGGGFGVEGSVISLLVQSLIICWLTYDLFLKKKKPA, from the coding sequence ATGAAAACTGCATTTATTTCAGAAAAGGCTAAGTCAGCCTTTAATTTAAATTTTTTCCTCTCTCCTGTGGTCGGTCTCTTCTTGACCGTCGGTGCGGAAATGATCGGCTATTTTACCTTGATGCCCTTTCTATTCGCCTTTGAGGATAATGCATTTATAACACTTTGTTTTGAATTATTTGCCTTTGCCTTTATCAGTTTAGCTGTCATTCTATGGGCAAGAAAGGTAGAAATCAGCCCCTGGCTTGGAATCGGTCTGACCAAAGCGAGTGCCGTCAAGGATTTTCTTCTGGGATGGGGCTTGGGAGCAGCTATGTTGATTACCTGTGTGGCCTTGATGTGGGTCTGTGGTGCCATTGAATTTGTTAGCTTCCATTTTTCACCACTATTTTTGGGGCAATTTTTGATTCTAACCTTAGCTTGGTCTATCCAAGGGACAACGGAAGAATTGCTAACCAGAGGTTGGATGTTTTCATCTCTAGCAGCTCGCTACAATCTACCAGTTGGTATCCTCATTTCATCACTCTTTTTCACCGCACTCCACTTGGGAAATGACGCTATCTCCCTCATTCCGCTCTTGGATCTGACACTCTTTGCTATCCTCGCCTGCCTTGTCATGCTAAAGACAGGAACTGTCTGGCTGATTGGTGGCTTACATGCAGCTTGGAACTGTTTCCAAGGCAATGTCTTTGCCTTTCCAGTTAGTGGTTCAGAGGCAGGGCAAGCCTTTATCCAAGTTCGTACTATGGGACCGGAGTGGCTATCCGGTGGTGGCTTCGGGGTCGAAGGTTCCGTCATCAGCCTCTTGGTCCAATCCCTAATTATCTGCTGGTTAACCTACGATTTATTTTTAAAGAAAAAGAAGCCTGCTTAA
- a CDS encoding DUF1361 domain-containing protein: MFSPKNLLIHLFFAIIAGGMFLYGAGNTALIWNMVWALLALDVAILVRQNNHTASKLLITPFWLFFYPNTFYILTEIVNLQFSSNALWEQSSLILFMLYVPAILFGIMAGVESVELIFKGYGIQFYGLRLLVISLLSLFSSYAIYIGRYANLHSWDIFTRPLVFLNGLTSAINWSSFPFILGFTLMQIMVLVFAVDE, from the coding sequence ATGTTTTCACCTAAAAATCTACTCATCCATCTATTTTTTGCTATCATTGCAGGAGGGATGTTCCTATATGGGGCTGGCAATACTGCCTTGATTTGGAATATGGTCTGGGCCTTACTAGCCTTGGACGTTGCGATTTTGGTGCGTCAGAACAACCACACCGCAAGCAAGCTTTTGATTACGCCTTTTTGGCTCTTCTTTTATCCTAATACCTTTTATATCTTGACGGAGATTGTGAATTTACAGTTTTCAAGCAATGCTCTCTGGGAGCAATCTAGCTTAATTCTCTTCATGCTCTATGTTCCAGCTATTCTATTTGGTATAATGGCTGGGGTAGAAAGTGTCGAATTGATTTTTAAGGGGTATGGCATTCAATTTTACGGCCTTCGACTCTTAGTCATCAGTCTCCTATCTCTGTTTTCAAGCTATGCAATCTACATTGGTCGTTATGCTAATCTGCATAGTTGGGACATTTTTACACGACCACTCGTATTTCTTAATGGCTTAACTTCAGCTATCAACTGGTCATCCTTTCCTTTTATCCTGGGCTTCACGCTCATGCAAATCATGGTCTTGGTCTTTGCAGTTGATGAATAA
- a CDS encoding helix-turn-helix domain-containing protein, with protein MENSAIGTNWQSVRSELFSAEEILESDLRVAIMSALIKARHEQGVSQKRLEELSGVSQPVIARMETGKTNPQLDTVLKVLASLGKTLAVVPLENR; from the coding sequence ATGGAAAATAGTGCAATTGGTACTAACTGGCAATCGGTTCGGTCGGAACTCTTTAGTGCGGAAGAGATTCTAGAAAGTGATTTGCGTGTGGCTATTATGAGCGCGCTCATAAAGGCAAGGCATGAGCAGGGAGTAAGCCAGAAAAGACTGGAGGAATTAAGTGGAGTGAGCCAACCAGTTATTGCCAGAATGGAGACAGGCAAAACCAATCCGCAATTGGATACCGTCTTGAAGGTTTTAGCTAGCTTAGGAAAAACCCTAGCCGTTGTTCCCTTAGAGAATAGATAA
- a CDS encoding DUF3885 domain-containing protein, which produces MQLKDWLKEFQLQNKPLVGPFFYDTPLALRFEIGPAEEAETLPKKVYLDRAYARAVELMEQAASEYDYLVLSLLHEEERDINTYLWHFTSKYNFDKCPEPERIEVEDWTGDVLVFERYLFPVTGQDLKALLREIIRADHGGFHYLSASVHFLSSQDKIIYHCYDDRGVDIAILDNDKRHQLFTDYRDLLLDYDMEEMDRRV; this is translated from the coding sequence ATGCAACTAAAGGATTGGCTCAAGGAGTTTCAGTTACAAAACAAGCCATTAGTGGGTCCATTTTTTTATGACACACCTCTGGCGCTTCGATTTGAAATTGGACCTGCGGAGGAGGCTGAAACTCTTCCTAAGAAAGTTTATCTGGACCGAGCTTATGCGCGTGCGGTTGAATTAATGGAGCAGGCAGCTTCAGAATACGACTACCTAGTTCTCTCTCTTCTTCATGAGGAAGAAAGGGATATCAACACCTACCTCTGGCATTTTACATCGAAATACAACTTTGACAAATGTCCAGAGCCTGAGCGGATAGAGGTGGAGGACTGGACGGGGGATGTGCTGGTCTTTGAACGCTATCTTTTCCCTGTTACTGGTCAAGATTTGAAAGCTTTGCTGAGGGAAATTATCAGAGCCGACCATGGTGGTTTTCACTACCTTTCAGCCTCAGTCCACTTTTTGTCAAGCCAGGATAAGATCATCTACCATTGCTATGACGATAGGGGAGTGGATATTGCTATCCTTGATAACGATAAACGACACCAGCTCTTTACAGACTACCGTGACCTCCTACTTGACTATGATATGGAGGAGATGGATAGGAGGGTGTAG
- a CDS encoding DUF975 family protein — translation MTNQSIRERARAIWSSTDGLVGIFLVPVLLGLLVELVNHLLNSIFLVSKFRYFYQQIPIYNDGTHFQHVTLDFGIEYTFLFQFLVELLFLVALFQVLQRVREVTRQLSYKESFRILFGPRFVPIVLATMVKEFCLYLASLPLIVGLVTGLGLILTPNLYFLSYGVLPDFSPLVTTSVGLISLGLMIFGLLLSFYVDLSLKPMYFLLHDQLEAGVFQNPFKLMKQSWQLMKGHRMRLFLLDLSFFFWWIGILLTFGLLAIYVMPYYWTCQALFYEDRKSQSADLYQTFFLTATK, via the coding sequence ATGACAAATCAATCGATTCGTGAGCGTGCTCGAGCAATTTGGTCAAGTACAGATGGTCTGGTTGGAATCTTTTTAGTTCCAGTTTTGCTTGGTTTACTAGTTGAACTAGTCAATCATTTGCTCAATTCCATCTTTTTGGTGAGTAAATTTCGTTATTTTTATCAGCAGATTCCTATTTACAATGATGGCACTCATTTCCAACATGTGACGCTTGATTTTGGGATTGAATATACTTTTTTGTTTCAATTCCTTGTTGAATTGCTCTTCCTAGTTGCCCTGTTTCAAGTTTTGCAACGGGTTCGTGAAGTGACGCGTCAGCTTTCTTATAAGGAGAGTTTCCGCATTCTCTTTGGACCACGTTTTGTACCGATTGTCTTAGCGACCATGGTGAAGGAGTTTTGTCTCTATCTAGCTTCCCTTCCTTTGATTGTTGGTTTAGTCACTGGACTCGGTCTAATTCTAACACCAAATCTCTATTTTCTGTCCTACGGGGTTTTGCCTGATTTTAGTCCATTAGTTACAACTAGTGTCGGTCTCATCAGTCTTGGCTTGATGATCTTTGGCCTACTCTTATCTTTCTATGTTGACTTGAGCCTGAAGCCTATGTACTTCTTGTTGCATGATCAGTTAGAAGCTGGTGTATTTCAAAATCCCTTCAAACTGATGAAACAAAGTTGGCAGTTGATGAAAGGGCATCGCATGAGACTCTTTCTTTTGGATTTGTCTTTCTTCTTCTGGTGGATTGGTATTCTATTGACATTCGGTCTCTTAGCGATTTATGTAATGCCCTATTATTGGACTTGTCAAGCCCTTTTCTATGAAGATCGCAAAAGCCAGTCTGCTGATTTGTATCAAACATTTTTTCTGACTGCAACAAAATAA
- a CDS encoding type II toxin-antitoxin system RelE/ParE family toxin, translating into MYTIYFYKDKNGKEPILEYLRELASKKGKESRIKLNKINDYIELLSQLGTRLGEPYVKHLEGDIWELRPLRDRILFVAWYDGSFVLLHHFMKQTQKTPRREIEKAQRELADLQERGKMNGK; encoded by the coding sequence ATGTACACTATTTATTTTTATAAGGATAAGAATGGAAAGGAGCCTATTTTAGAGTATCTGAGGGAGCTTGCTTCTAAAAAGGGGAAAGAGAGCAGGATTAAACTGAATAAAATAAATGACTATATTGAGCTTTTAAGTCAACTGGGAACTCGACTTGGGGAACCTTATGTGAAGCACTTGGAGGGGGATATTTGGGAGTTACGTCCCTTGAGAGATAGGATTTTATTTGTTGCTTGGTATGACGGTAGTTTTGTCTTGTTGCATCATTTTATGAAGCAGACGCAGAAAACACCACGGAGAGAAATTGAAAAGGCTCAACGTGAGTTAGCAGACCTACAAGAAAGAGGAAAAATGAATGGAAAATAG
- a CDS encoding DUF1361 domain-containing protein, which produces MFSQFFTKKTLFIHLFFLIIAAGLQRYGVTAPDLTWNMFLALVALDLALLVQGIKQPFIKIGIGLLWLFFYPNTFYMITDIVHMHFASTALWQRENMILFMLYVPSIFFGVMAGVESLRLIFEGFSIKSYWFRLTIICGLSLLSSFAIHIGRYARLNSWDIFTRPSLVINELLEVISWEALPFILGFTFLQIMVLFFVEKE; this is translated from the coding sequence ATGTTTTCACAATTTTTCACTAAAAAAACGCTATTTATTCATCTCTTCTTTCTTATTATTGCAGCTGGGTTGCAACGCTATGGGGTTACAGCTCCTGATCTGACCTGGAACATGTTTTTGGCCCTAGTTGCTCTCGACCTGGCTCTTCTTGTTCAAGGAATCAAACAGCCCTTTATAAAAATCGGGATTGGCTTACTCTGGCTCTTCTTCTATCCCAATACCTTTTATATGATAACAGATATCGTCCACATGCATTTTGCCAGCACCGCCCTTTGGCAACGGGAAAATATGATTCTCTTTATGCTCTATGTCCCAAGTATCTTCTTTGGAGTAATGGCTGGCGTGGAAAGTTTACGGCTAATTTTCGAAGGATTTTCAATTAAGTCCTACTGGTTTCGACTGACAATCATTTGCGGTTTATCCCTGTTATCAAGCTTTGCCATTCATATCGGACGCTATGCCCGTCTCAATTCCTGGGACATCTTTACCCGACCAAGCCTAGTCATCAACGAACTACTGGAAGTCATTTCTTGGGAGGCCCTTCCCTTCATCCTCGGCTTTACCTTCCTACAAATCATGGTTCTGTTTTTCGTAGAAAAAGAATAA
- a CDS encoding competence protein CoiA, protein MLVAVDQKGKTVNLLEKPEVKKEEYFCPACAGKVRYRSGKILRSHFAHQTLRDCDFWSENESAQHLSLKSSLYQWLQGQEEVDLEAYLPATKQVADILVNQQLALEVQCSSLSISRLQERTEAYQQAGMAVLWLLGKDLWLGERLTNLHKQFLYFSMNMGFHLWELDAEQEELRLHYLIHEDWYGKVHKLTKTFSFGQGNLLAILRSPFAKQALSHFTCSSDQDLLDYVAKQLYYRVPKWMNLQAEAYQQGKNLLSQSLADFYPQIRLPRSAIGFAQIRQNLSSLYPAFDQYYAGVKDKRIQTVYPPAVYWKKVE, encoded by the coding sequence ATGTTAGTAGCCGTCGATCAAAAAGGAAAAACTGTCAATCTTTTGGAAAAACCAGAGGTAAAAAAGGAAGAGTATTTCTGCCCAGCCTGTGCGGGCAAGGTCCGTTATCGGTCTGGAAAAATTCTGCGTTCGCACTTTGCCCATCAAACCCTGCGGGATTGTGATTTCTGGTCCGAGAATGAATCCGCCCAGCACCTGAGCCTCAAGTCCAGTCTGTATCAGTGGTTACAGGGTCAGGAAGAGGTAGACTTGGAGGCTTATCTGCCTGCAACCAAGCAGGTGGCAGATATTTTAGTCAATCAACAACTGGCCTTGGAAGTCCAGTGTTCCAGCCTGTCTATTTCACGCTTGCAGGAGCGGACGGAGGCCTATCAGCAGGCAGGCATGGCTGTTCTGTGGCTCTTGGGCAAGGACCTTTGGCTTGGAGAACGGTTGACCAATCTCCACAAGCAATTTCTGTATTTTAGTATGAATATGGGCTTTCATCTCTGGGAACTGGATGCGGAGCAGGAGGAGCTGCGGTTGCACTACCTGATTCACGAGGACTGGTATGGTAAGGTCCACAAGTTGACCAAGACCTTTTCATTTGGTCAGGGGAACTTGCTAGCTATTCTGCGGTCACCATTTGCCAAGCAAGCCTTGTCCCATTTTACTTGTTCGAGTGATCAGGATTTGCTGGACTATGTTGCCAAGCAGCTCTATTACCGCGTGCCCAAGTGGATGAACTTGCAGGCGGAGGCCTACCAGCAAGGGAAAAACTTGCTCAGTCAGTCCTTGGCTGACTTCTATCCCCAAATCCGCCTGCCCCGCTCTGCTATTGGCTTTGCCCAAATCCGCCAAAACTTAAGCTCCCTCTACCCAGCCTTTGACCAGTATTATGCAGGAGTCAAGGACAAGCGGATACAAACGGTTTATCCACCAGCAGTTTATTGGAAAAAAGTAGAATAA
- a CDS encoding amino acid permease, with product MNLFRKKSLRKSKTAMHRHLRLVDLILLGIGSMVGTGIFTVTGLAAAEYAGPALVVSILIAAVSVGLTALFYAEYASRIPANGGAYGYLYSIFGEFPAWLAGWLTIMEFLTAVSSVASGWGAYLKGLLANMGLTLPTALNGTFNPQAGTYIDILPVLVLGFVVGVVLLNSKAALRFNSALVILKFSALALFLFVGIIHLQPANWSNFAPYGFGAIYGGEAGIMAGASLMFFAFLGFESISMAIDEVKQPEKNVPKGIVISLSIVTILYILVTLVLTGMVHYSQLNVADAVAFALRQVGMDWAASYVSIVAILTLITVCISMTYALSRMVYSISRDGLLPKSLSQLTTKSKVPKNATILVGIFAAICAGVFPLASIASFLNICTLAYLILLAAGIIRLRQKEGPAKEGQFSTPLVPILPIISILICLSFMFQYGLATWLAFFLALLIGTGIYFFYGYKHSELNHLK from the coding sequence ATGAATCTATTTCGAAAGAAATCTTTGAGAAAATCAAAGACAGCCATGCACCGTCACTTGAGATTGGTTGACCTGATACTTCTTGGAATTGGCTCCATGGTTGGAACGGGAATTTTTACTGTAACGGGGTTGGCAGCTGCAGAATATGCAGGCCCTGCCTTGGTCGTCTCTATCTTGATCGCGGCGGTTTCAGTTGGTTTGACAGCATTGTTTTATGCTGAGTATGCCTCTCGCATCCCAGCAAATGGAGGGGCCTATGGGTACTTGTATTCCATTTTTGGGGAATTTCCTGCTTGGTTAGCGGGCTGGTTGACCATCATGGAATTTTTAACAGCTGTTTCGAGTGTTGCCTCTGGTTGGGGAGCCTACTTGAAGGGGCTCTTAGCCAATATGGGGCTTACCTTACCTACTGCCTTGAATGGCACTTTTAATCCTCAAGCAGGGACCTATATCGATATCCTACCTGTCTTGGTACTTGGTTTTGTAGTGGGGGTAGTTCTCTTAAATTCTAAGGCAGCTCTTCGTTTCAATTCTGCCCTGGTTATTCTGAAATTTTCTGCCTTGGCGCTCTTTTTGTTCGTTGGAATCATTCATCTTCAACCAGCGAATTGGTCTAATTTTGCCCCCTATGGCTTTGGTGCTATCTATGGTGGTGAGGCGGGAATTATGGCTGGTGCCTCGCTCATGTTTTTTGCTTTCTTAGGTTTTGAGTCCATCTCTATGGCGATCGATGAAGTGAAGCAGCCTGAAAAAAATGTTCCAAAGGGAATTGTCATTTCCCTGTCCATTGTCACCATCCTTTATATCCTAGTGACCCTGGTCCTAACAGGGATGGTTCATTACAGTCAGTTGAATGTAGCGGATGCAGTTGCTTTTGCGCTGCGACAAGTGGGCATGGATTGGGCAGCATCTTATGTCTCTATTGTTGCGATTTTGACTCTCATTACAGTGTGTATTTCGATGACCTACGCTCTCTCGCGAATGGTTTACTCCATTAGCCGCGATGGCCTATTGCCGAAATCTCTCAGTCAATTGACTACAAAGAGCAAGGTGCCAAAAAATGCAACCATCTTAGTTGGCATTTTTGCCGCAATCTGTGCAGGCGTTTTTCCTCTTGCATCCATCGCTTCCTTCCTGAATATCTGTACCCTTGCTTATCTGATTCTCTTAGCTGCAGGAATCATTCGATTGAGACAGAAAGAAGGCCCGGCAAAAGAAGGACAATTCTCTACTCCATTGGTTCCGATTTTGCCAATCATCTCTATCTTGATTTGCTTGTCCTTTATGTTTCAATATGGACTGGCAACTTGGCTAGCTTTCTTCCTAGCCTTGCTCATCGGAACAGGTATTTATTTCTTTTACGGCTACAAGCATTCCGAACTCAATCATTTGAAATAA
- a CDS encoding GNAT family N-acetyltransferase, which produces MTKKFDKWEKDGFILQSFQAGFAEKYYEDCFTKPSAEIDRLTGSSGTYKKEDVVSYYNRIVTDPDRFDFMLIAPDGTFIGESVINELDRENSSANFRIVIFDEGYLGQGLGSWAVEKTRDFAFEQVGLHRLELEVFSFNPRAKRSYEKAGFRLEGIKRDSQKTADGYADTLIMSILEDEWKALKKPAD; this is translated from the coding sequence ATGACAAAAAAATTTGATAAATGGGAAAAGGACGGCTTCATTCTGCAGTCCTTTCAAGCGGGCTTTGCGGAGAAGTATTATGAGGACTGTTTTACCAAGCCTTCCGCTGAAATTGATCGCCTGACGGGGAGTTCGGGGACTTATAAGAAAGAGGATGTTGTCAGCTACTACAACCGGATTGTTACTGACCCTGACCGGTTTGATTTTATGCTGATCGCACCTGACGGGACCTTTATCGGCGAGTCGGTCATCAATGAACTGGATAGGGAGAACAGCTCTGCTAACTTTCGGATTGTTATCTTTGACGAGGGCTATCTGGGACAAGGTCTGGGATCTTGGGCAGTTGAGAAAACCAGGGACTTTGCTTTTGAGCAGGTCGGCCTACACCGCTTGGAACTGGAAGTTTTTTCCTTCAATCCGCGTGCCAAGCGTTCCTATGAAAAAGCTGGCTTTCGTTTGGAAGGCATCAAGCGTGACAGCCAAAAGACAGCAGACGGCTACGCCGATACCCTTATCATGTCTATCTTAGAAGACGAATGGAAAGCACTCAAAAAACCAGCTGATTAG
- a CDS encoding exodeoxyribonuclease III yields the protein MKLISWNIDSLNAALTAESPRALLSRAVIDTLVAEDADIIAIQETKLSDKGPTKKHLEILESYFPGYANTWRSSVEPARKGYAGTLFLYKNHLTPTISFPEIGAPTTMDSEGRIITLEFDNFYVTQVYTPNAGDGLKRLADRQIWDVQYAEYLSQLDSQKPVLATGDYNVAHKEIDLANPASNRQSPGFTDKEREGFTNLLAKGFTDTFRHLHGDVLNAYTWWAQRSRTSKINNTGWRIDYWLVSDRIADKVTKSAMIDSGARQDHTPIVMEIDLP from the coding sequence ATGAAACTCATTTCTTGGAACATTGATTCCCTCAACGCTGCGCTAACTGCAGAATCCCCACGTGCCCTCCTATCCCGTGCCGTGATTGACACGCTAGTTGCGGAAGATGCCGACATCATCGCTATTCAGGAGACCAAACTCTCTGACAAGGGGCCAACCAAGAAGCACTTGGAAATTCTGGAAAGCTACTTCCCAGGCTATGCGAACACGTGGCGTTCATCGGTTGAGCCTGCACGCAAGGGCTATGCAGGGACCCTCTTCCTTTATAAAAATCACCTTACACCAACTATCAGCTTCCCAGAAATTGGTGCCCCGACCACTATGGATTCTGAGGGACGCATCATCACGCTGGAGTTTGACAACTTCTATGTTACCCAGGTTTATACGCCAAATGCTGGAGATGGCTTGAAGCGATTGGCCGACCGCCAAATCTGGGACGTTCAGTATGCCGAATACCTATCACAGCTTGACAGCCAAAAGCCTGTTCTAGCTACAGGTGATTACAACGTTGCCCACAAGGAAATCGACCTTGCCAACCCAGCCAGCAACCGCCAGTCACCAGGGTTTACAGATAAAGAACGTGAGGGCTTTACAAACTTGCTAGCCAAAGGCTTCACAGATACCTTCCGCCACTTGCATGGGGATGTCCTCAATGCTTATACCTGGTGGGCACAACGCAGCCGCACCAGCAAAATCAACAACACAGGCTGGAGAATCGACTACTGGTTGGTTAGCGACCGTATCGCTGACAAGGTGACAAAATCAGCTATGATTGACTCCGGTGCTCGCCAAGACCATACACCGATTGTCATGGAAATTGATTTACCATAG